One Spodoptera frugiperda isolate SF20-4 chromosome 10, AGI-APGP_CSIRO_Sfru_2.0, whole genome shotgun sequence genomic region harbors:
- the LOC118277246 gene encoding serine/threonine-protein kinase PITSLRE-like, with product MSEEVTNISNSSPHRPSQAANQKPRKDKSGLRKAATDRISKNKIQREKTNPKQKTSKRIKKQKQDIIDAESPFHPAFQSCRSVDEFQYLYKIDEGSFGVIHGAKDKRTGELVALKQLKKINEREGYSIAARRELEILHKMQHPNIVASRGLASSSRNDRVYIVMELVDYDLKTFMQTVHRNKQLFSVEHVKCLMKQLLRAVQHLHDHHVMHRDLKTSNILLSNEGVLKVADFGMAREYELNPRLYTPAVMTRWYRAPEILLLLKEYSYPVDMWSIGCIFAELVTLRPLFPGSSELDQMTKIFKSLGTPSDSIWPGFSELRMVKNIMFDKYPPGGLRKKISQELLSEDGLSLLQCLLTFDPSKRITAAVALEHAYFKEQPVAMEPAKFLASPARSAVRPA from the coding sequence atgtcCGAGGAAGTTACGAATATTTCTAACTCCTCGCCACACAGACCGTCTCAAGCTGCTAATCAGAAACCACGTAAAGACAAAAGTGGTTTGAGAAAGGCAGCAACGGACAGAATATCGAAGAACAAAATTCAAAGAGAGAAAACTAATCCCAAGCAGAAGACGTCGAAGaggattaaaaaacaaaagcaagaCATCATTGATGCTGAATCTCCCTTCCATCCGGCGTTCCAGAGTTGTCGATCTGTAGACGAGTTCCAGTATCTCTACAAAATCGACGAAGGATCATTTGGAGTTATACATGGAGCCAAGGACAAACGGACGGGAGAACTCGTGGCCCtcaaacaactaaaaaaaatcaacgaaaGGGAAGGATACTCCATCGCCGCTCGGAGAGAGCTTGAGATATTGCATAAAATGCAGCATCCCAATATCGTCGCAAGCCGCGGACTAGCGTCGAGTTCCAGGAACGACCGAGTGTATATAGTCATGGAGCTCGTTGACTACGACCTCAAAACTTTCATGCAGACAGTGCATAGAAACAAGCAATTGTTCTCAGTTGAACACGTGAAATGCTTAATGAAGCAACTGTTGAGGGCGGTGCAACACCTTCATGACCATCACGTGATGCATCGCGACCTCAAAACAAGTAATATCTTGCTGTCGAACGAAGGTGTCCTGAAAGTGGCCGATTTCGGGATGGCCCGAGAATACGAACTTAATCCTCGGCTATATACGCCAGCTGTAATGACTCGCTGGTACCGGGCACCTGAAATACTGCTGCTGCTGAAAGAATACTCCTACcctgtcgacatgtggagtatTGGGTGCATCTTCGCTGAATTGGTTACCTTGCGGCCACTATTTCCCGGCTCATCAGAATTGGATCAGATGACCAAGATATTTAAGTCTTTGGGGACGCCCTCAGACTCAATTTGGCCGGGTTTCAGCGAATTACGAATggtcaaaaatattatgttcgaCAAATATCCTCCGGGCGGGTTacgaaaaaaaataagtcaggaGCTGCTTTCTGAAGACGGGCTCTCTTTACTGCAATGCCTTTTGACATTTGATCCATCAAAAAGGATCACAGCAGCCGTTGCTTTAGAGCACGCGTACTTTAAAGAGCAGCCGGTGGCGATGGAACCGGCCAAGTTCTTGGCTTCACCCGCTCGCAGCGCTGTCAGGCCCGCGTGA